Proteins encoded together in one Camelina sativa cultivar DH55 chromosome 9, Cs, whole genome shotgun sequence window:
- the LOC104712018 gene encoding probable apyrase 3, producing MEPEMDALKVPILPEHQSSSPTPWSSRLTKRIIIPTAVSGALALGIFSFFLNFNSAPVPVPLPGSLYSVIIDAGSSGSRVHVFKYSIDQSGAPVYSFGPDHHKVSRFLGGLSTYANNLEGAKEKVEQLVGFAKEIVPQDMWSRTDIRLMATAGMRAIAKTDQESILNTAKQVFRSRPGFHFRDEWAYVISGSDEGLYAWIIANHALGLLGNTGTTGIVELGGASAQVTFELSNQQVNSVDSHMKTCNSFPYRIYSHSFPNYGKDAALKRLMDNLQYPDGEEVEEDVEDPCTPQGYTYQNNRRKYLSVFLADESEYTRLVAAGNFARCKIKTLELLQEGNEMCPSNSCAIGSTYTPPVQGRFLATSNFAYTSEFFHLNELNWMSDLRQKGEEFCQKTWEALELEYRGTLNYSEEYLRGYCFSSAYIIAMLERLGFNDESTIEFSNEVHGTSLDWALGAFIDSFSQPSIAPAPSPALTSGHSGGDSRKFLGF from the exons ATGGAACCGGAGATGGATGCCCTCAAGGTTCCGATTCTACCTGAGCACCAATCATCATCTCCGACTCCATGGTCGTCGAGACTCACGAAACGGATTATCATACCAACCGCCGTTTCGGGGGCTCTAGCGTTAGGGatattttccttcttcttgaATTTTAATTCAGCTCCAGTTCCAGTTCCATTACCCGGAAGTTTGTACAGCGTCATTATCGATGCTGGGAGTTCGGGGTCCCGAGTTCACGTGTTCAAGTACTCCATTGATCAGTCCGGGGCACCCGTTTACAGTTTTGGTCCTGACCACCACAAGGTGTCTAGGTTTCTAGGTGGTTTGTCGACGTATGCTAATAATCTGGAAGGAGCGAAGGAGAAAGTGGAGCAACTTGTGGGCTTCGCCAAGGAAATTGTTCCCCAGGATATGTGGAGCAGGACTGACATAAGGTTAATGGCAACTGCTGGGATGAGAGCCATTGCGAAAACTGATCAGGAAAGTATTCTTAATACTGCCAAACAAGTTTTTAGATCTCGTCCTGGGTTTCATTTTCGTGACGAGTGGGCTTATGTTATCAGTG GATCTGATGAAGGTTTATATGCTTGGATAATTGCCAATCACGCACTCGGTTTGCTTGGAAATACTGGGACAACGGGGATTGTTGAACTCGGCGGGGCTTCTGCGCAG gtgACCTTTGAGTTAAGTAATCAGCAAGTGAATTCTGTGGACTCGCATATGAAAACCTGTAACAGTTTTCCATACAGAATCTACAGTCACAGCTTCCCCAACTATGGGAAG GATGCAGCACTAAAAAGGTTAATGGATAATCTACAATACCCAG ACGGGGAGGAAGTGGAGGAAGACGTTGAAGACCCTTGTACTCCTCAAGGGTACACCTACCAAAATAATCGGCGTAAATATCTATCCGTATTCCTAGCTGATGAAAGCGAATATACAAGACTTGTAGCTGCTGGTAATTTCGCAAGATGCAAAATCAAAACGCTTGAACTTTTGCAGGAAGGAAATG AGATGTGTCCATCTAATTCGTGTGCTATTGGATCTACATACACACCTCCGGTTCAAGGAAGGTTTTTGGCTACATCAAATTTTGCCTACACAAGCGAA TTCTTTCACTTAAACGAACTAAATTGGATGTCTGACTTAAGGCAAAAGGGGGAGGAGTTTTGTCAAAAAACCTGGGAAGCACTAGAACTGGAATACAGAGGTACTCTAAACTATAGTGAAGAATATTTGCGTGGGTATTGCTTCTCATCAGCATATATAATCGCAATGCTTGAAAGGCTTGGTTTTAATGACGAAAG TACTATAGAGTTTTCGAATGAAGTACATGGCACATCATTAGATTGGGCATTGGGCGCTTTCATCGATAGTTTCTCACAGCCTAGTATCGCCCCTGCTCCAAGTCCCGCACTCACTTCTGGTCACAGTGGTGGTGATTCTAGAAAATTTCTTGGCTTTTGA